One window of the Nitrospiraceae bacterium genome contains the following:
- the yihA gene encoding ribosome biogenesis GTP-binding protein YihA/YsxC, producing MKLLSAEFIKSSVSPEQFPAEGLPEIAFVGRSNVGKSSLINSLLHRKKLAKVSKTPGKTRAVNFFTVRTSDQKLPLLSLVDLPGYGYAKVSKATRAQWGPMIEQYLEQRQSLGTVILLIESRVWMPQDVMTIQWVQSLGCGLIIVLTKADKLRQSERKPTLTKVRVACGLPAEVPVILYSAETHEGRDALWGEIRAQFNGLRKHECGTREL from the coding sequence ATGAAACTACTCAGCGCCGAGTTTATCAAAAGTTCCGTCTCTCCAGAACAGTTTCCTGCCGAGGGGTTGCCGGAAATCGCCTTCGTGGGACGCTCTAATGTCGGCAAGTCGTCGCTGATCAATTCCCTGCTGCATCGGAAAAAGTTGGCGAAGGTCAGCAAGACGCCGGGTAAAACGCGGGCCGTCAACTTTTTCACTGTTCGTACATCCGACCAGAAGCTGCCGCTCTTGTCCCTGGTGGACTTGCCTGGATACGGCTATGCCAAGGTCTCCAAGGCCACGCGCGCGCAATGGGGGCCGATGATCGAACAATATCTTGAGCAGCGGCAATCGCTCGGCACGGTGATTCTGTTGATCGAGTCGCGCGTCTGGATGCCGCAAGATGTCATGACGATCCAGTGGGTGCAGTCCCTCGGCTGCGGCCTCATCATCGTACTGACCAAGGCCGATAAGTTGCGGCAGAGCGAGCGGAAGCCAACGCTTACCAAAGTGCGCGTTGCCTGCGGACTGCCGGCGGAGGTGCCGGTTATTCTGTATTCGGCCGAAACCCACGAGGGACGGGACGCGTTATGGGGCGAGATACGCGCGCAGTTTAATGGACTGCGGAAACACGAGTGTGGCACGAGAGAACTTTGA